Proteins encoded in a region of the Malaciobacter mytili LMG 24559 genome:
- a CDS encoding phage tail tape measure protein yields the protein MKTIGLGIVIQGAISSSFSSSIKKTNFSLVGIDKSIKRMSKTKFEMKEFNKLSKDATKNKDKLNGLSKSLKRAGIDTRNLEQDSRLLRLSLVNLKKASKIDIKIKGAKEQFSQQKAHILGIGAAIYGLKKTSDVASDVLKAQGEIRSLDISKRGIDDITKAGHRMSLQFGQITAPQFIRASYDIKSGIASLSERGVRDFTKMAATTAVATKAQIADMTKLYALGYGIFRKDFSSDMNFGKSFSGAIAASVQAFRTDGADLAAGISNVGASAKAMGVSLEEELAIIGLSKSAFDSASEAGSGYRGFLSGVGKAQKKLGLEFTDSHGKMLPMVEILGKIKDKYGDLDLAENDELKEAFGSEEAIKTISALLPKMNELEAAQKNISKAMEGGLEKSEKMALAMDSGYGWEKMGNAVSYASFTFGKVLTPVVNFAATTLGGFAKSIAWVDERVSWFIPLISGVTFGIIGLYTVIKVATLTKLGFALATNTVRKAMFLGMAQNYMSATSLNALNLRMKAYSLWTTVVTAKQWLFNVALNANPIGLMITGVSALIGLGVILYKKFEPVRNLFNGLYEGGKKLLSFIGFGGEDEESNPTKKSDTTKKLAATAITTTALATNPIKTGEVKPQAAVTQHNAYTLKVDASNASSNVDVTRAIEEAIENAERRKRNRSFED from the coding sequence GAATAAAGATAAATTAAATGGTTTATCAAAATCTCTTAAAAGAGCTGGTATTGATACACGTAATTTAGAGCAAGATAGTAGGCTTTTACGTCTTAGTTTAGTGAACTTAAAAAAGGCTTCTAAGATTGATATTAAAATCAAAGGAGCAAAAGAGCAGTTCTCTCAACAAAAAGCACATATCCTTGGAATTGGTGCTGCTATTTATGGATTAAAAAAGACTTCAGATGTAGCAAGTGATGTTTTAAAAGCACAAGGTGAGATTAGATCACTTGATATTAGTAAAAGAGGTATTGATGATATAACTAAAGCTGGTCATAGGATGAGTTTACAATTTGGACAAATAACTGCTCCTCAATTTATTCGAGCCAGTTATGATATTAAAAGTGGTATTGCATCATTAAGTGAAAGAGGTGTAAGAGACTTTACTAAAATGGCAGCAACTACAGCTGTTGCAACAAAAGCTCAAATTGCAGATATGACAAAGCTTTATGCTTTAGGTTACGGAATCTTTAGAAAAGATTTTAGCTCTGATATGAACTTTGGTAAAAGTTTCAGTGGTGCAATAGCAGCTTCAGTTCAAGCCTTTAGAACTGATGGAGCAGATTTAGCAGCTGGTATTTCAAATGTTGGGGCTAGTGCAAAAGCTATGGGAGTATCACTAGAAGAAGAGTTAGCCATTATTGGACTTTCTAAAAGTGCTTTTGATAGTGCAAGTGAAGCTGGTAGTGGATATAGAGGTTTTTTAAGTGGTGTAGGTAAAGCTCAAAAGAAATTAGGACTAGAGTTTACCGATAGCCATGGAAAAATGCTACCAATGGTTGAAATTCTTGGAAAAATTAAAGATAAGTATGGTGATTTAGATTTAGCTGAGAATGATGAGTTAAAAGAAGCATTTGGAAGTGAAGAGGCTATTAAAACTATCTCTGCGTTATTGCCTAAAATGAATGAACTTGAAGCAGCTCAAAAAAATATCTCAAAAGCTATGGAAGGTGGACTAGAAAAGTCTGAGAAAATGGCTTTAGCTATGGATAGTGGTTATGGCTGGGAGAAAATGGGTAATGCTGTGTCATATGCAAGTTTTACTTTTGGAAAAGTTTTAACTCCAGTAGTAAATTTTGCAGCAACTACTTTAGGTGGATTCGCAAAAAGCATAGCTTGGGTAGATGAAAGAGTATCTTGGTTTATACCTCTTATAAGTGGAGTGACTTTTGGAATTATTGGGTTATATACAGTAATAAAAGTGGCCACTTTAACTAAGCTTGGATTTGCATTAGCAACCAATACTGTAAGAAAAGCAATGTTTTTAGGAATGGCTCAAAACTATATGAGTGCAACTTCTTTAAATGCATTGAATTTAAGAATGAAAGCTTACTCTTTGTGGACAACAGTAGTTACTGCTAAACAGTGGCTTTTTAATGTTGCACTTAATGCTAATCCTATTGGGTTAATGATTACTGGTGTTAGTGCATTAATTGGTCTTGGAGTTATTTTATATAAAAAATTTGAACCTGTAAGAAATCTGTTTAATGGCTTATATGAAGGTGGAAAGAAACTACTTAGTTTTATAGGTTTTGGTGGAGAGGATGAAGAGAGTAATCCAACTAAGAAAAGTGATACTACTAAAAAGTTAGCAGCAACAGCAATTACTACAACTGCATTAGCTACTAATCCAATTAAAACTGGAGAAGTAAAACCTCAAGCAGCTGTAACTCAACATAATGCATATACTTTAAAAGTAGATGCATCAAATGCAAGTAGTAATGTCGATGTAACAAGAGCTATTGAAGAGGCTATTGAAAATGCAGAGCGAAGAAAAAGAAATAGAAGTTTTGAGGATTAA
- a CDS encoding phage tail protein — MLGMIDEYEFRMTKTQLDSITEEIDFGIVSSFRIGNYPKHQASSKGKESFTLSGTLLMQSIKELEVLKELGRKQEPVVLSLPSLPTIQVKMMNLSISKSNFLNTGEQLEQGFTLKLERYEK, encoded by the coding sequence ATGTTAGGAATGATAGATGAATATGAATTTAGAATGACAAAAACTCAGTTAGATTCTATTACTGAAGAAATTGACTTTGGTATTGTAAGCTCATTTAGAATAGGTAATTATCCTAAACATCAAGCCTCTTCAAAGGGTAAAGAGAGTTTTACTTTATCAGGTACTTTACTTATGCAAAGTATTAAAGAACTTGAAGTTTTAAAAGAACTTGGAAGAAAACAAGAACCAGTGGTTCTATCTCTTCCAAGTTTACCAACTATTCAAGTTAAGATGATGAATTTATCAATATCTAAATCTAATTTCTTAAATACAGGGGAACAATTGGAACAAGGATTTACATTAAAGCTTGAGAGGTATGAAAAATGA
- a CDS encoding tail protein X, whose product MIVLIKQENQTLNDVVLEHYGDLTHLDNVIALNPKLLSKVVLDLGDTVELPQFEETIIEKTVKALWS is encoded by the coding sequence ATGATTGTATTAATCAAACAAGAAAATCAAACTCTTAATGATGTGGTTTTAGAACATTATGGAGACTTAACTCATTTAGATAATGTAATTGCTTTGAATCCTAAACTTCTTTCAAAGGTGGTTTTGGATTTAGGTGATACGGTTGAGCTTCCACAGTTTGAAGAAACAATTATAGAGAAAACAGTAAAAGCACTTTGGAGTTAA
- a CDS encoding phage late control D family protein, which yields MQPIYKIEANGVDVTKQLNSETSEITFNDEAGIVSDEITLRVEGLHKRPKRDDELKLWLGTKKTSLFYCGLFKVSRTPVSYGEENFLHITATAVDFSKNLKVKRSQTFEKCSIKQVCQIIATRHGLTLKSDFDEIFILHLEQTMESDLHFLKRISQEYNALFSIKNNTLIFVKRVKEGQKSNDLPRFYLSKTDINNIRIEPTNKTSYNSCKAVWRDIKSNSQKSLIVGDGEPIYMLRDAFESESDARAKAEAALQKANSGTKEGSIKCDGFEIYAGAILVLNGTLEDDDEYHIKRVDHIVNKSGWHITIKIEN from the coding sequence ATGCAACCAATCTATAAAATAGAAGCTAATGGTGTTGATGTAACAAAACAGCTAAATAGTGAAACTTCAGAGATTACTTTTAATGATGAAGCTGGAATTGTTTCTGATGAGATTACTTTAAGAGTGGAAGGACTACATAAAAGACCTAAAAGAGATGATGAACTAAAGTTGTGGTTAGGAACTAAAAAGACAAGTCTTTTTTATTGTGGATTATTTAAGGTTTCAAGAACACCAGTAAGTTATGGAGAAGAGAATTTTTTACATATTACTGCAACTGCGGTTGATTTTTCTAAAAATTTAAAGGTTAAAAGAAGTCAAACTTTTGAAAAATGTTCAATTAAGCAAGTATGTCAAATTATAGCTACTAGGCATGGACTTACTTTAAAAAGTGATTTTGATGAGATATTTATTTTACATCTCGAGCAGACTATGGAAAGTGATTTACATTTTTTAAAAAGAATATCACAAGAATATAATGCACTATTCTCTATAAAAAATAATACACTTATATTCGTTAAAAGAGTGAAAGAAGGTCAAAAGTCTAATGACTTACCAAGATTTTATTTAAGTAAAACAGATATAAATAATATAAGAATAGAACCAACTAATAAAACCTCATATAATAGTTGTAAAGCTGTATGGCGTGATATTAAATCTAATAGTCAAAAGAGTCTTATTGTTGGAGATGGTGAGCCTATTTATATGTTAAGAGATGCATTTGAAAGTGAATCAGATGCAAGAGCAAAAGCTGAAGCTGCTTTACAAAAGGCAAACTCAGGAACTAAAGAAGGATCTATTAAATGTGATGGATTTGAAATTTATGCTGGAGCTATTTTAGTATTAAATGGAACCTTAGAAGATGATGATGAATATCATATCAAAAGAGTAGATCATATAGTCAATAAAAGTGGATGGCATATTACCATCAAAATAGAAAATTAA
- a CDS encoding DNA adenine methylase, producing MQTTKLKAPFAWVGGKSKLAKDIVEKIPEKHTTYIEVFGGALSVLYAKEKSRLEVVNDINGELINLHRSIRTNPETLNFYLNQLLCSRELFFAIRDGHMKPRNKIESAAFYLYKLNQSFGAKGDSFAMNAKSGRKPKDIYKSYQKWSKRLKGVTIENMSFNKLIPLYDKEEVFFYVDPPYVSTESYYKNTGRFGRKEHEELATLLSQVKGKFLLSYNDCELVRELYKDFNIITTKEINYTLGANMHKKKKSVREVFIMNY from the coding sequence ATGCAGACTACAAAACTAAAAGCACCCTTTGCATGGGTAGGTGGTAAATCAAAACTAGCCAAAGATATTGTTGAGAAAATACCAGAGAAACATACTACTTATATTGAAGTTTTTGGAGGAGCTTTAAGCGTTCTATATGCTAAAGAAAAATCAAGACTTGAAGTTGTTAATGATATAAATGGTGAGCTTATCAATTTACATAGATCTATAAGAACTAATCCTGAGACATTAAACTTTTATTTAAATCAACTGTTGTGTTCAAGAGAGCTATTTTTTGCTATTAGAGATGGACATATGAAACCACGTAATAAAATAGAATCTGCGGCTTTTTATTTATATAAATTAAATCAATCATTTGGAGCTAAAGGTGATAGCTTTGCAATGAATGCTAAAAGTGGTCGTAAACCAAAAGATATATATAAATCATATCAAAAGTGGAGTAAACGTCTAAAAGGTGTTACTATTGAGAATATGAGCTTTAATAAGTTAATACCTTTATATGATAAAGAAGAGGTATTCTTTTATGTAGATCCTCCTTATGTATCAACAGAGAGCTATTACAAAAATACTGGTAGATTTGGAAGAAAAGAGCATGAGGAATTAGCAACACTATTATCTCAAGTAAAAGGTAAGTTTTTACTATCTTATAATGATTGTGAACTTGTAAGAGAGCTGTACAAAGACTTTAATATAATAACCACAAAAGAGATTAATTATACACTTGGAGCGAATATGCACAAAAAGAAAAAGAGTGTTAGGGAAGTTTTTATTATGAATTATTGA
- a CDS encoding LexA family transcriptional regulator, whose translation MIQSFNDIIERLKDILSNEIKNKKMYDKDVAQALGIEASNFRKLKHRNSVPYFEIMTFLAKRNISINWFFFLQLPESLIEPTSNYIILKYQRTVTASAGGGAINYEVNPSPLIIDKQLLDYINSNYKYTEVLQALGESMEPDIKDGSLLFIDKSQRDINSKGVYLINTNDGLYIKRIEIKDNKVVLMSTNKSYEDITLNIDDVSIIGKVSGVLIKI comes from the coding sequence ATGATACAAAGCTTCAATGATATTATAGAGAGACTCAAGGATATTTTATCAAATGAGATAAAGAATAAAAAGATGTATGATAAAGATGTTGCACAAGCTCTTGGAATAGAAGCTTCAAACTTCAGAAAACTAAAACATAGAAATAGTGTGCCATATTTTGAGATTATGACTTTTTTAGCCAAAAGAAATATATCTATCAACTGGTTTTTCTTTCTTCAGCTTCCTGAGTCTTTAATTGAACCTACATCTAACTATATAATATTAAAGTATCAAAGAACAGTTACAGCTTCAGCTGGAGGTGGTGCAATTAACTATGAAGTAAATCCATCTCCTTTAATAATTGATAAGCAGCTATTAGATTATATAAATAGTAACTATAAATATACTGAAGTCTTACAGGCATTAGGAGAGTCCATGGAGCCTGATATAAAAGATGGTAGTTTATTGTTTATAGATAAGAGTCAAAGAGATATTAATAGTAAAGGTGTCTATCTTATAAATACTAATGATGGCTTATATATTAAGCGTATAGAGATTAAAGATAATAAAGTAGTATTAATGTCTACCAATAAATCATATGAAGATATTACATTAAATATAGATGATGTTAGTATCATTGGAAAAGTAAGTGGAGTATTAATAAAAATATAG
- a CDS encoding TetR/AcrR family transcriptional regulator: MPKIVNKEEKRREIALACSDLIHDVGIKKITVSQVAKTAGIGKGTIYEYFENKEDIIFQIINIHIEEYHKEFSEKIKKEKTTRDKVLHFFKFVIDNSEENMKHFNRFKEYLSIVLSEENDEMLKFNCSCSTFFYSQLENILQEGINKGELKSCAVDLVDIILTYERGVAITKMTQDNVDIEMLCKKFVDNLFELVEIK, encoded by the coding sequence ATGCCAAAAATAGTAAATAAAGAAGAAAAAAGAAGAGAGATTGCTTTAGCTTGTAGTGACCTTATCCATGATGTAGGAATTAAAAAAATAACTGTTTCACAAGTTGCAAAAACTGCAGGGATTGGAAAGGGAACAATATATGAATATTTTGAAAATAAAGAAGATATTATTTTTCAAATAATAAATATTCATATAGAAGAGTATCATAAAGAATTTTCAGAAAAAATCAAAAAAGAAAAAACGACAAGAGATAAAGTATTACATTTTTTTAAGTTTGTTATTGATAATTCTGAAGAAAATATGAAACATTTTAATAGGTTTAAAGAGTATCTTTCAATTGTACTAAGCGAAGAAAATGATGAGATGCTTAAATTCAATTGTAGCTGTAGTACATTTTTTTATTCTCAGTTGGAGAACATTTTACAAGAAGGTATTAATAAAGGTGAATTAAAATCATGTGCAGTTGATTTAGTTGATATTATTTTGACTTATGAAAGAGGAGTTGCTATTACTAAAATGACTCAAGATAATGTTGATATAGAAATGTTGTGCAAAAAATTTGTAGATAACTTATTTGAATTAGTAGAGATTAAGTAA
- a CDS encoding efflux RND transporter periplasmic adaptor subunit: MIKKVLFVAIVATSLFAQGEALVNTESLKKGKINPLTEFIGSVKFENSSNLASESNGLVKKIFFEVGDKVKKGQTLISIDSSILDAQIKAAVAAVKIAQVELKNATNDYNRYSALLKKDSIAQKSFDDVYLAYEMAKQKVESSNANLKELQIQKDKKSLKAPYDGIIVEKSVNLNEWVSNGTKIAKIVNTTDLEMTFNLPLEYVYQLDKTKKYEISLADTTIQAKLYAAIPSGDTLTRTFPVRFKASIKDKFIFDGAQAKVKLAKKVKEDAFVINRDAVIKRFNQDLIFVIDDKSMANMIPVQIIGFDGLNAGIQAQGLQEGMKVVVKGNERVFPNQPVKVLNK; this comes from the coding sequence GTGATAAAAAAAGTGTTATTTGTTGCAATTGTTGCAACATCTTTATTCGCACAAGGTGAAGCTTTAGTAAATACTGAGAGCTTAAAAAAAGGGAAAATTAATCCTTTAACAGAATTTATTGGGAGTGTTAAATTTGAAAATAGTTCAAATTTAGCAAGTGAGAGTAATGGTTTAGTAAAAAAAATATTTTTTGAAGTTGGAGATAAAGTTAAAAAAGGACAAACTTTAATAAGTATTGATTCTTCAATTTTAGATGCACAAATAAAAGCGGCAGTTGCAGCAGTTAAAATTGCCCAGGTAGAGCTTAAAAATGCTACTAATGATTATAATAGATATAGTGCTTTATTAAAAAAAGATTCAATTGCTCAAAAAAGTTTTGATGATGTATATTTAGCTTATGAAATGGCAAAACAAAAAGTTGAGTCATCAAATGCAAATTTAAAAGAATTACAAATTCAAAAAGATAAAAAGAGTTTAAAAGCACCATATGATGGAATAATCGTTGAAAAAAGTGTAAATTTAAATGAGTGGGTAAGTAATGGAACTAAAATTGCAAAGATTGTAAATACAACTGATTTGGAGATGACATTTAATCTTCCATTAGAGTATGTATATCAACTTGATAAAACAAAAAAATATGAAATTTCATTAGCTGATACAACTATTCAAGCAAAATTATACGCAGCAATTCCAAGTGGAGATACTTTAACTAGAACTTTTCCAGTTAGATTTAAAGCAAGTATAAAAGATAAGTTTATTTTTGATGGAGCACAAGCAAAAGTAAAACTTGCTAAAAAAGTAAAAGAAGATGCTTTTGTAATTAATAGAGATGCTGTTATTAAAAGATTTAATCAAGATTTAATTTTTGTAATTGATGATAAATCTATGGCAAATATGATACCTGTACAAATTATAGGTTTTGATGGATTAAATGCGGGTATTCAAGCACAAGGTTTACAAGAAGGAATGAAAGTAGTTGTAAAAGGAAATGAAAGAGTTTTCCCAAATCAACCAGTAAAAGTTTTAAATAAATAG
- a CDS encoding TolC family protein, with protein sequence MIKKSIFLLSAFVAINANALNIDSAINLALQNNNELKQKVYEYDEAKENIELNKSSFKPKLDLAYTYTDRSKVASGLKRDSSASAVVSYNLFNGFSDYNLVQSAKYSANATNLNLYAFKQDLVYNAKVAYINFLDKRKNQKTYEVAYSLFSKQYEDSKNRYEQGLIAKNELLDVQVKMLDAKQNLTRANSDLQIAKYELSNILGGIDLEKESIEELNEKKITFQEYKLEFLENRSEIKALKMSIDSLNSQLNSTKGEFLPSIDASLSYNKYGDGPTAKDVEPDDQKVAQVSLKWNLYNGGSKYSKMDINRLKVRQVKEQLEKTKLDIKLQYQIAKTDFEVSTENFESAKLALEQAKENYKIVSDKFDEGLVKSTDLTDANYLLTNAKQKYYKAYYDKFLSLAKLDRVFEKGI encoded by the coding sequence ATGATAAAAAAAAGTATATTTTTATTAAGTGCATTTGTTGCTATTAATGCTAATGCTTTAAATATAGATAGTGCAATAAATCTTGCACTACAAAATAATAATGAACTTAAACAAAAAGTTTATGAATATGATGAAGCAAAAGAGAATATAGAGTTAAATAAATCAAGTTTTAAACCAAAACTTGATTTAGCTTATACATATACAGATAGAAGTAAAGTAGCAAGTGGCTTAAAAAGAGATTCAAGTGCAAGTGCAGTTGTATCATATAATTTATTTAATGGATTTTCAGATTATAACTTAGTTCAAAGTGCGAAATATAGTGCTAATGCAACAAATTTAAATCTTTATGCTTTTAAGCAAGATTTAGTTTATAATGCAAAAGTTGCATATATTAACTTTTTGGATAAAAGAAAAAATCAAAAAACTTATGAAGTTGCTTATAGCTTATTTTCAAAACAATATGAAGATTCAAAAAATAGATATGAACAAGGCTTAATTGCAAAAAATGAGCTTTTAGATGTTCAAGTTAAAATGTTAGATGCAAAACAAAATTTAACAAGAGCAAATAGTGATTTACAAATTGCAAAATATGAACTAAGTAATATTCTTGGTGGAATAGATTTAGAAAAAGAAAGTATTGAAGAGTTAAATGAAAAAAAGATTACTTTTCAAGAATATAAATTGGAATTTTTAGAAAATAGAAGTGAAATAAAAGCTTTAAAAATGAGTATTGATAGTTTAAATTCTCAACTAAATTCTACAAAAGGAGAATTTTTACCTTCTATTGATGCAAGTTTATCATATAATAAATATGGTGATGGTCCAACTGCAAAAGATGTAGAGCCAGATGATCAAAAAGTAGCACAAGTTTCATTAAAATGGAATTTGTATAATGGTGGTTCTAAATATTCCAAAATGGACATTAATAGACTAAAAGTTAGGCAAGTAAAAGAACAACTTGAAAAAACAAAACTTGATATAAAACTTCAATATCAAATTGCAAAAACAGATTTTGAAGTATCAACTGAAAACTTTGAGAGTGCTAAACTTGCTTTAGAACAAGCTAAAGAAAACTATAAAATAGTAAGTGATAAATTTGATGAAGGTTTAGTAAAATCTACTGATTTAACAGATGCAAACTATTTGCTTACAAATGCAAAACAAAAATATTATAAAGCATATTATGATAAGTTTTTATCTTTAGCAAAACTTGATAGGGTTTTTGAAAAAGGAATATAA
- a CDS encoding DMT family transporter, whose translation MSAWTYLILAGIFEVGFASTLKLTEGFSKLVPTAIFLVCASLSFYFLTKAAQTLPIGTAYAVWTGIGAVGTIIIGIFFYNEPIGALRLFFLFTLVASLVGLKLVSN comes from the coding sequence ATGTCTGCATGGACTTATTTAATATTAGCAGGAATTTTTGAAGTGGGATTTGCTTCCACTTTAAAACTTACTGAGGGATTTTCAAAACTTGTACCAACAGCAATATTTTTAGTTTGTGCAAGTTTGAGTTTTTATTTTCTTACAAAAGCTGCACAAACTTTACCAATAGGAACAGCATATGCTGTTTGGACAGGTATAGGTGCAGTTGGTACAATAATTATTGGAATATTCTTTTATAATGAACCAATTGGAGCTTTAAGATTATTTTTCTTATTTACTTTAGTTGCTTCCCTTGTTGGATTAAAATTAGTTTCAAACTAA
- a CDS encoding secondary thiamine-phosphate synthase enzyme YjbQ — MQILQKEFSLKAKKRGFHLITDEVLFNLKEIQSFNIGTLNLLLKHTSASLSLNENCDSSVRSDMENFVNDVICNKNYFIHTYEGEDDMPAHIKSSLFGVSLTIPITNGKLNLGTWQGIYLGEHRDNAQQRKIVATIIAN; from the coding sequence TTGCAAATTTTACAAAAAGAATTTTCTTTAAAAGCAAAAAAAAGAGGATTTCATCTAATTACAGATGAGGTTCTTTTTAACTTAAAAGAGATACAAAGTTTTAATATAGGAACTTTAAATTTATTACTTAAGCATACAAGTGCAAGTTTAAGTTTAAATGAAAACTGTGATAGTAGTGTACGAAGTGATATGGAAAATTTTGTAAATGATGTTATTTGCAATAAAAACTATTTTATACACACTTATGAAGGAGAAGATGATATGCCAGCACATATTAAATCTTCACTTTTTGGTGTAAGTTTAACTATTCCTATAACTAATGGAAAATTAAATCTTGGAACTTGGCAAGGGATATATCTTGGAGAACATCGAGATAATGCTCAACAAAGAAAAATAGTTGCTACAATTATAGCAAATTAG
- a CDS encoding DMT family transporter gives MRSLVFDFKLLSFIILSLIFLAANSILCRMALITSNIDAYTFTFIRVFSGALTLLFLYFIKYKKFEVKLKTNWLSSLMLFLYAICFSYSYLNMQAGIGTLILFAIVQLSMIIIALFYKEKLTLNKLLGIFIAFSGLAYLLYPKEDFSLSFEHTLLMVFSGIAWGIYTVLGKKSKDAFFNTSDNFIKASFFAILFFIFFIDFIKVDSFTFLLAFISGALTSAIGYLLWYEVLPKMQIITASILQLLVPILAIVLSIIFLDEKLSLTLVIATFVILFGILITLKKRK, from the coding sequence ATGAGAAGTTTAGTTTTTGATTTTAAACTTCTTAGTTTTATTATACTTTCATTGATATTTTTAGCTGCAAATTCTATTTTGTGTAGAATGGCACTTATAACTTCAAATATAGATGCTTATACCTTTACTTTTATTAGAGTCTTTTCTGGGGCTTTAACTCTTTTATTTTTATACTTTATTAAATATAAAAAATTTGAAGTTAAACTAAAAACTAATTGGCTAAGTTCTTTAATGCTTTTTTTATATGCAATTTGTTTTTCTTATTCGTATTTAAATATGCAAGCTGGAATTGGTACATTAATTTTATTTGCAATTGTTCAACTAAGTATGATAATTATTGCTTTATTTTATAAAGAAAAATTAACATTAAATAAACTTCTAGGAATTTTTATAGCTTTTAGTGGTTTAGCTTATTTATTATATCCCAAAGAAGATTTTTCTTTATCTTTTGAACATACCTTGCTTATGGTATTTTCTGGAATTGCTTGGGGTATTTATACAGTTTTAGGTAAAAAATCAAAAGATGCTTTTTTTAATACAAGTGATAATTTTATTAAAGCTAGTTTTTTTGCAATTTTATTTTTTATATTTTTTATTGATTTTATAAAAGTTGATAGTTTTACTTTTTTATTAGCTTTTATTTCTGGGGCTTTAACTTCTGCAATAGGGTATCTTTTATGGTATGAGGTTTTACCTAAAATGCAAATTATAACTGCAAGTATTTTACAACTTTTAGTTCCTATTTTAGCTATAGTTTTAAGTATAATATTTTTAGATGAAAAGCTAAGTTTGACTTTAGTTATTGCAACTTTTGTTATTTTATTTGGAATATTAATAACTTTAAAAAAAAGAAAATAA